TAAAAGTGAAGCATCCCGGTATGACTGATAAAGATATCCAAATCAATCGTGGTAAAGGATTTGCACGTTGGATAAAGGACAGGGTAAGTTTAATTTCTTAAGCACAATATATATAGAGACACTCAcaaacatacacacacacacaaacactatatatatatatatattaactgTTGACTTCAGTGTATTCAATACGAAGGTATATTTGTAGGCTTTGACAGATGGATCGACAATTCCAGCTAATGTACAAGCCTTAGCTATGGGACCAGACATGGACCAAGTAAGCCGTAATGGTTATAAAGTAAATGGTTATGAATTTCATACCAAGGCATATGGGTGGGGTAAAAGAACTACGAACTCGGGAGTGTGCGTCCAAGGAGATTGTTACGATGAGCTTAACCATGCCTTTTACGGAGAGTTAGAGGAAATCATAGAGTTATCGTACAAGGGTACTTACGGGGGTTATATTAACTTGTTCAAGTGTCGGTGGTTTGATTCAGAGAAAGGGATACGTGTTGATAGACATGGAATTGTTGATATTGACGTCCATAAGTCTGCTTACTCCAGCGATCCATTTGTTTtaccaactcaaacaaaacagGTATACTACATTTCTGGTCCTGGTAAGAGGAGGGATTAGCCGCCTTCAGAATGGAAAGCTGTAATTCATACTCCTGCACGCAGACGTGAAGAAGTAGTTAATGGGGAGTTTTACCAAGAGGATATGCTTCGGACACCAGCTGTAGTTTACGTGGACGATAATGAAGTAATACAATTAGATGGTGGAGATGAACCACATGAAATAGACCCAGATTTAATACTGGTGGCAGATGACAGTGATGAAGAGGAAGAGTTATTAACTAACACCGACTCTGAGTCTGAGTCTGAAGGAGATGATGGTTATGAGTCAATACAAGATGATTCAAAATCAGAAGCTGACacttagatttttttttaatattccAATTAGCTAGCTGATCAGCGAATTCAAAATTTACGGATTTTTTATTTGTTTCTTTACATGGATTTTTTAATATACTTTTTCCAGTTGTTTCTTTATTTATATATGCTCCGGAGTCTTACTTATTTAATAAATGCCTAGTAGTTGATTTTTCTGCAGTACTGTTTATGAGGTCCAGAAACTTGATTTTTTTCTAGTAAAGACTTGAACCCAGTACTTGTAAATGTCACTTTCAAAGTTGTAATTGTTAGTTTTCAGTGTTTTATCTACTTTATCTTATATGACTTTTAACTGTCAGGGTATATGCACCTGTTTCTTACTAAAATGAAGGTTTAAAAACAATTATGCAGATGGCTTCACAAGCAACAGCCCTGAAAAAGCTCGGGATGGGTAAAGGGCCCAACCATGTCCCAAAAGCTCCTGCGAACCCAGATGACCGGACTCTCATTCGTATTCGTCTACCCCCAGAGAACACGTACGTATCTAATCTTTTACCTTCTCTTTTGAATTGTGTTTATGCCAATTTCTGATcacttttttttataaaaacttGTTCAAGATAACATTGATGCAATATTTAAGTTTGTAAATTTACATATATTGTAATAGATTAGTGTAATGATCCCAAAAGGGATAATCTACTAAAGTTTCCTAGGCAAACCATGATTATGTCTGAATGTCTAAAGTCCCATTTCCTGTATAATCGCCTTTCCCATTTCCCCAAGTTAATAGGTAAAGCATGATATGGTAATATACAGGTACTTCTGCATAACTATGTTAGCAATGCCTATGACTGATCATAGCATCATGTCCAATTGAACCTACATGACCTATTCACGCAACTCAATCATAAAAAAAACAATTTAACTGAAAGAGATAATGTTATACCATGAAATATAGTTATATTAACAGATCTTACATCATTCAACAGAATATAATAAACATTCATTGAAAAAGCTTAAAACAAATGGCCTTTAAAAATAGGACGTAACATAGTGTATAAGCACATTATTAATATGTAAAGAAGTTTCATAATATATAAGCACACTTTTAAGTTGTATCTTATGAGACATTAGCTGCACCATATAAAGTGCTCTGTACTTCCAAAACTTAAACTCTCTGTTGTATCAATTTTGACCAGGTTAATAATCCTCACCTCCTTGTGGAGTTGGTAAAATTCAATAAACCAGGCAAAAAAAAATTGTGCTTGTTCCCagttattttctttattttatataATCACAATTGCCTCCACCTAATTGTAGGGATTAAAATGAGCTGGCTATGATTAAACATGAGCCGTCTTTGTGCTTCTTTATTCTATCTTTTTCTATCTCTGTAACATCAAGCCAAGCAGTTCGAGCGAGTGTATTATGTTATAAATCTAAGCTTTTTAGATTGACTGAGAAATGCTATGGAACATAATTGTGGCCTAGTTGATGCAGAGACTACATTGTATCATCACGAGATCAATTATATGCTCTTTTATCCTAATGTTGGAAAATAAAGGAGTATCAAACTCTCAGATGTAGATTTTATATTAATGGCATGTAATGACTAGTTTGTAAGGAAGTGTGTAAAACGAATAGATGCTTATGTTTTGTCTCTATAGTATTAGTAGGATATCTAAATATTATATGAAGGGTTAGGTGGTGTAAGCATTAGAATTGATGGAATTAAATAGGTTTACATTTGGAGCATTAAACATCAAATGCAATGGATTTTTATCTGAGGTCTTATTCGCTAAATCAAGATTGAGTTGAATAGGCAGAGAAAAAAATTTACTTTGAGTGAATATATTTTGGATAGATGCATGAGGTCTCATGCTCGACGCAGCCCTGGCTTTGGCTGGCTGTATGATGGCTGTAGGTAAAATTTATATAATTTGGACTGTTGACTGTTTATTTTTATCCCATCTTATTAGAAAATACACTTGATTGGTGATCAATATAGGATTGTTATTATTTTATTGCGGTCTCGCGCTAAAACAAAATAAGAAATACTGTTAATCTTGCTAAAAACATGTATATTACTGATCTTCATATTGATGCACCTTAAAAAATCTGAACTCTTTGATATGGAAACAGAACATATCCATCTTGTACAGTACACTTAATTCTAGGTTTTCTAAATTAATGTTCTGCAAATTACACTATTTCTTTCATGTTGCTTAAGAAACTCAAATCAGTTATAGGTTTCATAGGTTTACTTTTTTATAAATTGACGTAAGAGAGTCAAGGTACGTAATATTAGCTCCTGAACCCAAAAGGATTAAGTAGTATTTCATCGCAGAAGCTAAAAATGCTCAATTCATACCAACAATCTGTGAACATAAATAGATATAAATTACCAACTTACTGCTATTTATAAACATTTTGAGTGCACTGCATCTTAATCATATTAATGAGTCCAACTGTATATTTGGATTTTGTTTAAGTTAAAGGCTTCGAAAATTTTTTACCTCTTAAAATTAACTCAAAAATAGAAATTGTTTGAGGCATGGAAGATCTAAAAATTTTAGCACTCTGTATTAAGTTAATTCTGactaaaattatatttatataattttgtATATTACAGTGATTTTGCAGACCACAAAATCGTGAAGTGCATCTCCCAGTTGTGCCTTCAAAATTGACCTACTCCTGCAATTACGTGGGCAAGCACACCTCTCGCCCACAAGGATGCAGTTTGGGCTGAATTGCAGGTATGTTTAGGTGATTTCATTTATTTTAATTGTTACAATTAATGTATTATTGTGGAATACTTTTCTATCAAAATTTTTTTGTACTTGTAATATTCCTTAAAAAATAAAACAAGGTGTTTGTATTGCTCATATCTAAAGTAAAAATACACACTCACTGTGGTAAAACTTGGAAAGTCATTTATATCTACACACAACTTATTACCAGAGGCCCGTATTCATACTTAGTTATTACAACTCAGCTCACCTGTGAAGTGTATTCTTTGCGTGCAAGTAGGCCAATATTCATAGTTAGTATAACTTTGTATAACAGCTTCACCCAACTTTCCATACTCCTAATATACACTATCAACTGTCTAGTATCAACTGTCTAGTATTCATAGATAGCAGATGAACGAAACATATGCTAATTTTGAAGAAAGAATAAAAAATGATTATATACAACCACCAGAAAGCAAAGAAAACATAAGTACAACCAGGTATCTTTTCGTAGAAAATTTATACATATGTTACTCAACTGTCAAGTAACCAAGTATATTCTCATGTTTTAGATATTCTATAACTGAAGCAGCATGCATTAGTTTAATCATAGTATCCTCCACTTGAAACGCACACATTCACATGTTTAAAGGGATTACTGGTAAATATTATGTAGGTGTCACTTATTCTGGCTTAAACAAGTACATCGCTAACTATCCATTTCTTACATTGGTCTTTAGATAAACTTGTATAAAAAGAACCATTATACATACAATCCATTTCTTACATTATAATTATATCATTTGGTAATTTCCTTTTTGCAGAAACTTTATAGGTGGGAGGACGAGCAGGGTTCTCTTATATCTACTATTTTTTGGGAGAAGTGTGCCGCTCGCACGAAAGACAACCTTGCCAAAGAACGTCGGAAAACCCTGATTAATGCTGGCATTGACCATCCAGATGAAAATGCAATAGAATATATGCACGAGTACAGTCCCTGGTGGTGTAGTGCTGATATATGGGAGGAGATGTGTAATCAATGGAGAGATGAAAAATGGTTGAAAAAGGGAAAGACAGCTTCAAGTAACAGATCTGCAGGTGGAGAGAAGGCTAAAGGTACCTACAAGGGAGGCAGTATCTCCCAGTTGCAACATATCGCTACCAGGGTATTAATGAATAGTTTTAATATTTACCATCATAAATTCCAGATTTCACATGTTTATTACATTATAATCTTGGAAATATGTCTTGTACAGGAGTCTCAGTCTCAAGGTCCTATCAACTGGGTGGATGTGTATGTGAAAACTCGTGATGGTCTGTCTGAAGCTGCTACTATAGCGGTAATAAGATAtgatttattttgtttttattttttccaaattgaagttattattattattattattatttattattgtaTTGAATAGTAATGTAATAAGCAACAACGTTTAGACTAAATTGGTAGCCCGAAATCAATTCAGTATAACTTAAATATAAATATGACATGGGATGTCACCTTCACTTGTCTTCACTAATACATCATGAATTAAATTTTGACGCATAGACTATCTTAACAACTAGCCAACCGATCTTAGAAAGTATTTTACATTTATTTTTAATTAGTTGTCCACACAAATATTTAGGATATGTTAATATTTTATATGCTGTATCCTAATATTTCTTACATATACACCAAACGTTGTTCTGTATATAAAAACAAGCATACTATGAACTAAATAAAAATCATAGTAACTTTTATTTTTCCTTCTAGGTAaaagaatattttaatttttaagagTCATTACCATATCAATGTACttattactttaatttttttataGTATAGTATTAGCATCATTCATGTGTAATATGGTactaatttaatttaattggTTAATCTTTAATATGTTGACAGGAGAAATATCATCGTTTATATGATGAGCACTATCCTGAGGGCACTGAACGTCCATATTTTGATCAGGACATATGGGAGATGGCATCTGAAGTCAAGAAGAACTATGTCAAAGGTCAAGGACAACGACGACGCCCGCCCATTAGTGGCTCCTCATTTAGCACACAGTCTTCACAGTCATCGAGCCAGCCAGTTATTCATACTCCAGCCAGTTATTCATACTTCTGCTGACTGTGTGAGGGCTATTTGTCGAGATCCCGAGCTTCTTCGTATACTGGGAGGCCATCTCGGAGCTTTGGATCCCGAGGAGCTAGCCCGTGCAGTGGCAGAGGTGAATGCATCACAACAATGGGATGACTCTGAGGTATTTTGTACAGTGAAGTTACATGAATTTCTGTTCTTTAAGTTCTTGAATGGCAGAGTTAGTTTGTTATACATTGTTGTTATCATGTAATGTGATATTCCTTTATTGTAATGTAATATTCCTttgttgttttgttaattacAGGGAGCACATCGTGACGATCGTGATGAGGACTTTGGCGGATCTTCTTAGTGTGTCCTATCGGGCGAATTTATGTTTCTTTTGTACTGGAATTTGGTTGCATTTATGATATTTTGTACTTAGCTGATACTTGCACCTACGATTGTCTTTTTCGTTTTTCTAAGATGATGTAAAAGTATTAGAATTTTTATATTAGTCCAATTTGGATTTCTGGATTCGAGTCATGAATATGCTTTGGGTGACAGATCGGTTATTTTATTGCAAGTTTATTAAGAAAACAGGTTTAAAATATTAGGAAATATGCTGAAATCGCAAATaatattaatttctaaaaaaattcAGCGACCGCATTCAGTAGCTAAAGTTCGGAAAAATTTAGCTTGTTATCTGCGACAAAAAACGGTAGCTAAAGGTCTGTCGCAATTAATAGCGACTAAATACATTTAGCGACTACTAACTTTTTGGTCGCTAACAGTAGCGACTTATTTGTATTCTGTAGCTAAAAGCCGTCGCCAGAAATAGCGATGACATTCCGTAGCTAAAAATTCGTCGCGAGCAATAGCAACACAACTCTGTGGCTAAAATCAGTCGCTATTGTTGGAGACTAAATTGCGTAGCA
The sequence above is drawn from the Apium graveolens cultivar Ventura chromosome 2, ASM990537v1, whole genome shotgun sequence genome and encodes:
- the LOC141695819 gene encoding uncharacterized protein LOC141695819, with the protein product MASQATALKKLGMGKGPNHVPKAPANPDDRTLIRIRLPPENTCMRSHARRSPGFGWLYDGCVTYSGLNKYIANYPFLTLKLYRWEDEQGSLISTIFWEKCAARTKDNLAKERRKTLINAGIDHPDENAIEYMHEYSPWWCSADIWEEMCNQWRDEKWLKKGKTASSNRSAGGEKAKGTYKGGSISQLQHIATRESQSQGPINWVDVYVKTRDGLSEAATIAEKYHRLYDEHYPEGTERPYFDQDIWEMASEVKKNYVKGQGQRRRPPISGSSFSTQSSQSSSQPVIHTPASYSYFC